In a single window of the Debaryomyces hansenii CBS767 chromosome A complete sequence genome:
- a CDS encoding DEHA2A11616p (similar to CA5118|IPF1321 Candida albicans IPF1321): protein MSTSDLKSTILQESTRAQNVHHAAEALRIATQSTHHQVHNQQHVQQIDKEQGNNIHEFSEYDLKSRDSKYKRWSPKMDQFLIKLLSDVVHSYPKGAEAEMTKKAWAYVTGQLRAANPETVYSTYTKYSCQQHLFNVNHHRFKIWYILMLHSKNNQTTDGYSYRWNPDGGRFQIIDNTNGGIIQDERQVKSLLYSDSMSLPSLSSFNKGNLIVTDFFLTDHLGYMSTYHNEVLPLLIRLDNRYADGLGDLYHEIPKFEYRDSNKEYFKPLVQAKSIKLGTNDASKTKKRTHSESNQSHNSQGDVPLFTNSLSSMQHDPEVGDEDTVDPALKRSRNINTPETNSNATTTEFENALATAAIAAINTPSVTNGRDIQPIYIKDRKWFNRLVSLNESGLITPNEVLVVCEGVRDGKIPLFMLNILDQSYYPTRSAEDITPDETPDEEAAKKIREFMLPMTFNS from the coding sequence ATGTCAACATCAGACCTtaaatcaacaatattaCAAGAATCAACTAGAGCGCAAAATGTTCACCACGCAGCTGAGGCATTGAGAATTGCCACGCAATCAACACATCACCAAGTACATAATCAACAACATGTTCAACAGATAGACAAAGAACAAGGGAATAACATACACGAATTTAGTGAATATGATTTGAAATCTCGGGATTCTAAGTATAAGAGATGGTCGCCTAAAATGGACCAGTTTCTTATAAAGTTATTATCGGATGTGGTACACAGCTATCCAAAGGGAGCAGAGGCAGagatgacgaagaaggCATGGGCGTATGTTACAGGTCAATTAAGAGCAGCTAATCCTGAGACGGTGTATTCTACATACACCAAATATTCATGCCAGCAACATTTATTTAATGTGAACCATCATAGATTCAAAATCTGGTATATTTTGATGCTTCATCTGAAGAATAATCAAACAACTGATGGATACAGCTATAGATGGAATCCGGATGGAGGTAGGTTTCagattattgataatacaAACGGGGGAATCATACAAGACGAGCGTCAAGTAAAATCTTTGCTTTATAGTGATAGCATGTCACTCCCATCGTTGAGTTCTTTTAACAAGGGGAATTTGATTGTTACTGATTTTTTCTTAACTGATCACTTAGGATATATGTCTACTTACCATAATGAAGTTTTACCGTTATTGATAAGATTAGATAACAGGTATGCGGATGGATTGGGCGACCTTTACCACGAAATCCCGAAGTTTGAATACAGAGACTCaaacaaagaatatttcaaaccATTAGTTCAAGCCAAGTCCATAAAATTAGGTACAAATGATGCATCCAAAACAAAGAAGAGAACACATTCTGAGTCTAATCAAAGCCACAATTCCCAAGGAGATGTACCTCTTTTCACCAATAGCTTGTCCTCTATGCAACACGATCCGGAAGTTGGCGACGAGGATACAGTTGACCCGGCATTAAAAAGGTCCAGGAATATTAATACTCCCGAGACTAATTCAAATGCCACAACAACTGAGTTTGAAAATGCATTGGCGACAGCAGCAATTGCTGCCATCAACACACCGTCGGTGACAAATGGCCGTGATATTCAGCCAATATATATCAAGGATCGTAAATGGTTTAATAGATTAGTGTCTTTGAACGAATCTGGCCTTATAACCCCGAATGAAGTGTTGGTGGTTTGTGAGGGAGTTCGAGATGGTAAAATACCTTTATTCatgttgaatattttagatCAAAGTTACTATCCTACAAGAAGCGCGGAAGATATTACACCAGATGAAACGCCAGATGAAGAAGCTGCAAAGAAGATCAGAGAGTTCATGTTACCAATGACGTTTAATTCTTAA
- a CDS encoding DEHA2A11638p (weakly similar to CA5117|IPF1323 Candida albicans IPF1323) yields MAGMTENLSLELREGEPFRNGDSLMEFEKMQYHNSNSEEAKRSNPFDVLYEPHKVHSPSHYNTPLSQSFRYLEMEHNNVINRDQGVNDTSYNNIVTVIDSTDSVNRTGSMISRSATLRNRNRIKTRSKMVRKNDIDSDPEKAKRKSKLAFLFPVRRERSLKQKPKYVPLNRSPKFTNAQEFQQFFDKSNAANVLAEMLPPKMNHFKYKRLFLPDSKLITSNAYYQITRNNSFIINPKTQASKMIISSPIKDTFTKNGVKNEPDLDQHLPPDFGSEAYNKYRISVFSNKLSTIPTFYQLFPEEAKLGMLNASELEQINKKLLFEVLLRRTVAAKIGYRLKHNGYFNRKSNNNASSNGDSSSESHSGPSSDNERFDNQNLPKLSKSHTNSSSYDESINTDELLKQNASLYSGVLPSPQISYSSRIELDCLVSEISDSPNFLPLHKSIDKNNYSSSSVYSTPKTNKFLNNGKFTPMAYFESPESLYIATFRKQINNEGNPSTRRSFPTSTNPHQTILPESHSKFLQPMTQPNEPEVNFLGSPNNSLKSKPKHKSQTSSNTSILQDLEDLSSELSSFAIGHEDMVQNFQYSARDKSLNIPLQKHHNLIQSIEESKDSVGLRSTNSTHPIRSESPVADIKSMRASISIIGTLSDSSSNSSSNKKVSLRDAINAHNLNSIKANISTVALKSISSNKGAKLNNPTI; encoded by the coding sequence ATGGCGGGGATGACTGAGAATTTATCGTTAGAGCTTCGAGAAGGAGAACCATTCAGGAATGGAGATAGTTTAATGGAGTTTGAGAAGATGCAATACCATAACAGTAACTCTGAGGAGGCTAAACGATCAAACCCATTTGATGTGCTATATGAGCCACATAAGGTTCATTCACCGAGTCATTACAACACTCCCTTGAGTCAATCATTTCGGTATCTTGAGATGGAGCATAACAATGTAATAAATAGGGATCAGGGTGTAAATGATACAAGCTATAATAACATTGTCACGGTTATAGATTCGACAGACAGTGTTAACAGAACTGGATCAATGATCTCGAGATCTGCAACATTGAGAAATAGAAACAGAATTAAGACAAGGAGTAAGATGGTTAGAAAGAACGACATAGACTCGGATCCTGAGAAAGCAAAACGAAAGTCAAAATTGGCGTTCTTGTTTCCGGTTAGGAGAGAAAGATCATTAAAGCAGAAACCAAAGTATGTACCTTTAAACAGGTCACCAAAATTCACAAACGCTCAAGAATTTCAACAGTTTTTCGATAAGTCTAATGCTGCTAATGTTTTAGCAGAAATGTTACCCCCGAAAATGAACCACTTCAAGTATAAAAGATTATTCCTTCCTGACTCTAAATTAATAACGTCGAACgcatattatcaaattacCAGGAATAACTCATTCATAATTAATCCCAAGACACAAGCTTcaaaaatgattatatcTCTGCCTATCAAAGACACCTTTACAAAAAACGGAGTGAAAAACGAGCCAGATCTTGACCAGCATTTGCCACCAGATTTTGGTTCTGAGGCCTATAACAAATACAGGATTAGTGTTTTCTCAAACAAATTAAGTACGATACCTACATTCTATCAATTATTTCCTGAGGAAGCCAAGTTAGGCATGCTAAATGCTTCAGAACTCGAgcaaattaataaaaagttATTATTCGAGGTATTGCTAAGAAGAACTGTGGCAGCAAAAATTGGCTACAGACTCAAACATAATGGTTATTTCAATaggaaatcaaataataatgccTCGAGTAATGGCGATTCAAGCTCTGAATCTCATTCGGGCCCATCATCTGATAACGAACGTTTTGATAACCAAAACTTACccaaattatccaaatcgCATAcaaattcatcttcctATGACGAGTCAATTAATACAGATGAATTGCTAAAACAAAATGCATCGTTGTACTCAGGTGTATTACCTTCCCCTCAGATCAGCTActcttcaagaattgaattggATTGCCTTGTATCTGAAATTCTGGATTCGCCCAACTTCTTACCTTTGCATAAATCAATTgacaaaaataattactCCAGTTCTTCCGTATATTCTACTCCTAAGACTAACAAATTTCTTAACAATGGAAAATTCACACCAATGGCTTATTTTGAGTCACCAGAGCTGTTGTACATAGCTACATTTAGGAAAcaaatcaataatgaaggaaATCCAAGCACGAGAAGGTCATTTCCTACAAGTACAAATCCTCATCAAACAATACTTCCTGAATCACATTCGAAATTTTTGCAGCCTATGACTCAACCAAATGAGCCGGAGGTGAATTTTTTAGGTTCCCCCAACAATTCGCTCAAGCTGAAACCAAAGCATAAATCACAAACAAGTTCAAACACTTCAATTTTGCAGGACTTAGAGGATCTATCTAGTGAACTTTCTTCCTTCGCTATTGGGCATGAGGATATGGTCCAGAACTTCCAATATTCTGCTCGAGATAAGAGTTTGAATATCCCGTTACAAAAACACCATAACttaattcaatcaattgaagaatcgAAAGACTCTGTTGGTTTAAGGTCTACCAACTCAACACATCCAATAAGAAGTGAAAGTCCAGTAGCtgatattaaatcaatGAGAGCTtctatttcaataattggtACATTAAGTGATTCAAgttctaattcttcatctaataaaaaAGTATCCCTTCGAGATGCTATTAATGCGCATAACCTTAACTCGATTAAAGCAAACATATCAACAGTCGCTTTGAAGTCAATAAGTTCAAATAAAGGTGCAAAGTTAAACAATCCtacaatataa
- a CDS encoding DEHA2A11660p (similar to uniprot|P40414 Saccharomyces cerevisiae YIL138C TPM2 Tropomyosin isoform 2) — MDKLKEKINNLKLDAEKWQEKSDEYSDRVKELEQENLDKDNQIQSLTRKNQVLEEQVEKLETDLTEIKQTADESHSLKTSNENYTKKHQVLEEELEEADKNLKETTEKLRETDIKAEQLERKVASLESEKEEWENKFEQLTEQHNAAKAELEEISQQLEAI, encoded by the exons ATGGATAAGCTTAAGGAA AAAATCAATAACTTGAAATTGGACGCTGAAAAATGGCAAGAAAAGTCCGATGAGTATTCCGATCGTGTTAAGGAATTGGAACAAGAAAACTTAGACAAGGACAACCAAATCCAATCGCTCACCAGAAAAAACCAAGTCTTGGAAGAACAGGTTGAGAAATTGGAAACCGACTTGACTGAAATCAAGCAAACTGCTGACGAATCACACTCTTTGAAAACTTCGAACGAGAACTATACTAAGAAGCATCAAgttttggaagaagaattagaagaagctgacaaaaatttgaaggaaactactgaaaaattaagagaAACTGACATCAAGGCAGAGCAATTAGAAAGAAAGGTCGCCTCCTTAGAAAGTGAAAAGGAAGAATGGGAAAACAAATTCGAACAATTGACTGAACAACATAATGCTGCTAAGGCcgaattagaagaaatcagTCAACAATTAGAAGCTATCTAA
- a CDS encoding DEHA2A11682p (weakly similar to uniprot|P53938 Saccharomyces cerevisiae YNL080C) yields MALMESIRKRFSHRLESHQIDEDYTTPSRSSSSVRDSTQPNNIPNTINPNANNVDRSTNSFVYNVVDPYDPSEMVPSYETSQLLYEQQQRAPDRNGSIPNSSNISRTISRTNSFATITPLTQNQGPNANQSSNNGSHKNNTKNSLKMLGLKFLNARQHFMLACCRDISLIPCLIGLIQSWNRVFLNSGSMHNFVDDNLSLVAQETGNETLYLSMTSARLSEHFLTGVWCIVAGYLSFSVLDGLMIRWIVTYSTLAAIVRMLSMSTIMITIEQYLLSTFTADGYKYGLHIWILISCCLTLLYIGQNFVTSNLDLKGNTRARFFDFYNIAVFAVVPVGLASFITMIGLLRSLLILRLDIDQNGLP; encoded by the coding sequence ATGGCTTTAATGGAATCTATACGTAAGCGTTTCAGCCATCGGCTTGAGTCCCATCagattgatgaagattatACTACCCCCTCAAGGTCGAGCAGCAGTGTCCGTGATTCAACACAACCAAATAACATACCAAATACTATCAATCCGaatgcaaataatgttGACAGATCTACAAATTCTTTTGTGTATAACGTGGTAGACCCCTACGACCCTTCAGAAATGGTTCCATCGTACGAGACATCTCAGTTATTGTATGAACAACAACAAAGGGCACCTGATAGAAACGGTTCCATtcctaattcttcaaatatatctcGAACAATTTCGAGAACTAATTCGTTTGCAACGATAACACCATTGACACAGAATCAAGGCCCTAATGCTAACCAATCAAGCAACAATGGTTCGCATAAGaataataccaaaaattCGTTAAAAATGCTAGGcctaaaatttttgaatgcAAGACAGCATTTTATGTTAGCTTGTTGTCGAgatatatcattaatacCTTGTTTGATAGGGCTAATACAATCTTGGAACAGAGTTTTTCTTAATTCGGGTTCAATGCATAACTTTGTGGATGACAATCTAAGTTTAGTTGCACAAGAGACAGGTAATGAAACTCTATACCTATCTATGACAAGTGCTAGACTTTCGGAGCATTTCTTAACTGGGGTCTGGTGCATCGTTGCAGGATATTTGTCATTTTCTGTGTTGGATGGGTTGATGATCAGATGGATTGTTACTTACCTGACCTTGGCGGCCATTGTTAGGATGTTGTCCATGtcaacaataatgataactATTGAGCAATACCTTCTCTCTACATTTACTGCTGATGGATACAAATATGGCTTACATATTTGGATATTAATAAGCTGTTGTTTAACCCTACTTTACATTGGTCAGAATTTTGTTACACTGAATCTAGACTTGAAGGGTAACACAAGAGCACGGTTTTTCgatttttataatatagCTGTGTTTGCCGTAGTTCCAGTCGGATTGGCTAGTTTTATTACTATGATAGGATTATTAAGATCGTTGCTTATTTTAAGGCTTGATATTGATCAAAATGGTCTCCCTTGA
- a CDS encoding putative mitochondrial 37S ribosomal protein SWS2 (similar to uniprot|P53937 Saccharomyces cerevisiae YNL081C SWS2 Putative mitochondrial ribosomal protein of the small subunit): MGVHIFGKSIKHNALVKIGLAKKIFGVGYNTAERICAKVGIYPKMRMNQLTEPQIMAINKELSDLTIEGHLKQKILDDIKLKRSIGSIAGSRHAAGLPVRGQRTRNNSQTANRLNRLERHV, from the exons ATGGGTGTCCACATCTTTGGTAAATCTATCAAGCATAATGCATTAGTGAAA ATAGGGTTGGCGAAGAAGATATTCGGTGTTGGCTATAATACTGCCGAAAGAATTTGCGCTAAGGTAGGTATTTATCCAAAAATGAGAATGAACCAATTAACAGAACCTCAAATCATGGCAATAAACAAGGAATTATCTGACTTAACTATTGAAGGTCACTTAAAACAAAAGATActtgatgatattaaattgaaaagatctATCGGTTCTATCGCTGGTTCCAGACATGCAGCTGGTTTGCCAGTTCGTGGTCAAAGAACTAGAAATAATTCTCAAACCGCTAATAGATTAAACAGACTCGAGAGACATGTATAG
- a CDS encoding DEHA2A11792p (similar to uniprot|P39013 Saccharomyces cerevisiae YNL084C END3 EH domain-containing protein involved in endocytosis and actin cytoskeletal organization and cell wall morphogenesis) codes for MMPRLEDWEIKKYWEIFQGLNPVDNKITGDKASTVLKNSRLKDDQLSQIWDLSDIDSDGKLDFEEFCITMRLIFDLVNGNQQSLPSELPSWLVPASKAHLIQANMAVTTGSNNYQTNNNTITDDDDEDESLSDDFDWYISPTDKSIYETIYDSNSDSYGRVKFDSLTGLYQTLSKVPRSDISSAWNLVNPKSFEAIDKDQVLVFLHILNQRENGKRIPRYVPASLRATFSKDTPSYDLNQAPSKPINSAPVNNKNSFANSYLNKIGHANNATNEKGTDFSATEGTDWEEVRLRRELANLEDLLSKASQKDHTSNKSDDSESAMIKYEYEQLLKYKTNILSELESGSNHNNSKDLGDAKNDIELIENQVTILEEFLNERQNELNKTNEEIRALRT; via the coding sequence ATGATGCCACGCTTAGAAGATTGGGAAATCAAGAAGTACTGGGAAATATTTCAAGGCTTGAACCCTGTTGATAATAAGATAACTGGGGATAAAGCTTCAACTGTTTTAAAGAACTCAAGATTGAAAGATGATCAATTATCTCAAATTTGGGACCTTTCAGATATCGATTCCGACGGAAAATTGGATTTCGAAGAGTTTTGTATTACTATGAGATTGatttttgatttggttAATGGAAATCAACAATCTCTTCCAAGTGAATTACCGAGCTGGCTAGTCCCAGCATCGAAAGCCCATTTAATCCAAGCTAATATGGCTGTTACTACTGGGAGTAACAACTATCAAACTAACAACAATACGATAACAGATGATGACGACGAAGATGAATCATTATCAGACGATTTTGACTGGTATATATCTCCTACAGATAAGTCTATTTACGAAACTATTTACGACTCAAATAGTGATTCATACGGAAGAGTGAAATTTGATTCCTTAACTGGATTGTATCAAACTCTTTCCAAGGTTCCTAGGTCTGATATCTCATCAGCATGGAACTTGGTTAACCCAAAATCATTCGAGGCTATAGATAAGGATCAGgttttggtatttttacatattttgaatcaGAGGGAGAATGGTAAAAGAATTCCAAGATACGTTCCAGCGTCATTAAGAGCCACGTTTTCTAAAGATACCCCCTCATATGATTTAAATCAAGCACCTTCAAAACCAATTAATCTGGCGCCTGTGAACAATAAGAACTCGTTTGCAAACAGTTATTTGAACAAAATTGGACATGCGAACAATGCCACGAATGAGAAGGGAACTGACTTTTCGGCTACGGAAGGCACTGACTGGGAAGAAGTTAGATTAAGAAGAGAATTGGCCAATTTAGAAGATTTACTATCAAAGGCATCACAAAAGGATCATACCTCAAACAAAAGTGACGACAGCGAGCTGGCCATGATTAAGTATGAGTATGagcaattattgaagtACAAAACGAACATATTGTCAGAACTTGAAAGTGGCTCTAATcacaataattcaaaagatCTAGGTGACGCGAAAAATGACATTGAACTTATCGAGAACCAAGTTACAATTTTGGAAGAGTTTTTGAACGAGAGACAAAACGAACTCAATAAGACTAACGAAGAAATTAGAGCATTGCGGACTTAG
- a CDS encoding DEHA2A11814p (highly similar to uniprot|Q9UUU0 Yarrowia lipolytica YALI0F02123g nugm NUGM protein precursor) — MISSRSVLRKIGQANLRTVSLNSTRLFSSTLIRQNENEELVDLNKLPRKDPGVPIVPLVNPVDYYKDQSEELHKFGKYIMGCLPKFIQQFSVWKDELVIYVAPSALRPTMMFLKNHTAAQFKAVMDVTAADYPSRTNRFDVVYNMLSVRHNSRIRVKTYASEVSPVPSIVPLFQGTNWFERETYDLFGIFFEDHPDLRRIMTDYGFEGHPLRKDFPTTGYTEVRYDEEKKRVVYEPLELSQAFRNFAVGSSVWEPVGDGKDFTPESFKLPTPEPEPTKDDDDKK; from the coding sequence ATGATTTCCAGTAGATCAGTTTTGAGAAAAATTGGTCAAGCTAATTTAAGAACGGTTTCGTTGAACAGTACCAGATTATTTTCCAGCACTTTAATCAGacaaaatgaaaatgaagaacttgtagatttaaataaattaccAAGAAAGGATCCAGGTGTTCCAATCGTTCCGTTAGTCAACCCAGTCGACTACTATAAGGACCAATCGGAAGAGTTGCATAAGTTCGGTAAGTACATCATGGGATGTTTACCAAAGTTCATCCAACAGTTCTCAGTGTGGAAAGACGAGCTTGTGATTTATGTTGCACCATCAGCATTGAGACCAACAATGATGTTCTTGAAGAACCATACTGCTGCACAATTTAAGGCGGTGATGGATGTGACTGCTGCGGATTACCCATCAAGAACCAATAGATTTGATGTTGTGTACAACATGTTGTCAGTTCGTCACAACTCCAGAATCAGAGTCAAGACGTACGCCAGTGAAGTCAGTCCTGTTCCATCTATTGTTCCATTGTTCCAAGGTACTAACTGGTTTGAAAGAGAAACGTATGATTTGTTCGGGATCTTTTTCGAAGATCATCCAGATTTGAGAAGAATTATGACGGATTACGGTTTTGAAGGTCACCCATTAAGAAAAGATTTCCCTACTACCGGTTATACTGAAGTCAGatatgatgaagaaaagaagagagTTGTTTACGAACCATTAGAATTGTCTCAAGCCTTTAGAAACTTCGCTGTTGGTTCTTCTGTTTGGGAACCAGTTGGTGATGGTAAAGATTTCACACCGGAATCGTTTAAATTACCTACCccagaaccagaaccaaccaaagatgacgatgataAAAAATAA
- a CDS encoding DEHA2A11836p (weakly similar to CA2799|IPF19769 Candida albicans IPF19769): MSSTTPKTKRKRRRYSCGPCKTLKIKCNLQTPCQACKKVGRDDKCHEDPPRPPSSEEISISTRRKTLTKRKKQLIGVSEEEDPLSAKHAERDGLEDSFGKSLHKMPVSDTNCSESPSATPGPNNITAESLGNANFEGIAQNVNYSVLPRAMCHSTIDDTKDHGLENSYVSNASVPGSFASMSSTSLSDNQGTTSRNVSLSSSLLSHSLGGDLEDIRLNPDVNNYEYRNSIQHQIMNERYLVVTQAAEQPLNTHNFYLSQPNMTIASPNQDQSNPRFYSNASSIEAEDIQSKQVMFTFNNTDLNIFKTFLPAFSILEEFLHHYILSSNYTYYNILDIGEIFSVFKGFFNSISNLSSTDTIKIDKNSLKCISHFYGIMSIGYLLSGWENEVLVNLDKQTVIQGWINISSMIRRIIVDSTKVSDILFSIEWYLIIRDFFTYNNLVLDDYSSFISVVELLKSNKWILDTIKKDTKKISTQADKDVVRVIKYWIYLRIVDLEVPYIMLKGTFIDSTEFENSVVPDKQTFDFLFKDLTNISDPLSNISFDVMKLYFNRTQHTASLKSFLRSYLEFFCDVSSLALDELKDFKKKSLEQNFEQTDSHLRSLVKIQLCQQAAIRWLSFMSIEFTHYFPSLRFASYLTSILNLFNHFNCLDSIIKRQTKNQMSLVDILLQTYNYGCFSIFVRCLVYQGIFIVTLKNFKNSTNSILNFREIFDIARRRFHDTFTVFWNSNQVHNKLYPNLPLFRNSFDLCHQMCRMVDNDTQFNSLDDFITHLTSELPLYDYLTQNYFASPDDLRLYLKILWQLLTHINTDQSTKLIISESLFLNMDLLNSRLDDPTGLTITSEVVDDFAKLVIEPNIHE; the protein is encoded by the coding sequence ATGAGTTCGACGACGCCTAAAACGAAACGTAAGCGGAGACGCTACAGCTGTGGCCCATGTAAGACCCTTAAAATCAAATGTAACTTGCAGACGCCGTGCCAGGCATGCAAGAAGGTTGGAAGGGACGATAAATGCCATGAGGATCCGCCAAGACCACCATCGAGTGAAGAAATCAGTATTAGCACTCGAAGAAAGACGTTGACAAAACGAAAGAAGCAGTTGATAGGGGTTTCAGAGGAAGAAGACCCGTTGTCTGCGAAACATGCTGAACGAGATGGGCTCGAAGATAGTTTTGGTAAATCGCTTCACAAGATGCCAGTTTCTGACACGAATTGTTCTGAAAGTCCATCAGCGACCCCCGGtccaaataatataacGGCTGAGCTGTTAGGTAATGCTAATTTTGAGGGTATAGCCCAAAATGTTAACTATTCGGTACTCCCGAGAGCGATGTGTCATCTGACGATAGACGACACGAAAGACCATGGTTTAGAGAACAGCTACGTATCGAATGCTTCTGTTCCTGGTCTGTTTGCTTCCATGTCCTCGACATCATTATCCGATAATCAGGGTACTACATCGAGGAACGTTTCTTTATCGTCTTCGTTGTTGAGCCACAGTCTAGGAGGGGACTTGGAGGATATAAGGTTAAATCCTGATGTTAACAATTACGAGTATCGCAACTCAATCCAGCATCAGATAATGAACGAGCGTTATTTAGTGGTGACACAAGCAGCGGAACAACCGTTGAACACACACAACTTTTACCTTTCGCAGCCAAACATGACAATTGCAAGCCCAAATCAAGATCAATCAAACCCGAGGTTTTATTCAAACGCAAGTTCAATTGAGGCAGAAGATATACAAAGTAAACAAGTTATGTTCACATTCAATAATACGGACttaaatatcttcaaaacTTTTTTGCCAGCATTCTCAATACTAGAAGAATTTCTACATCATTACATATTGTCTAGTAACTATACCTACTATAATATCTTGGATATCGGAGAGATCTTCAGTGTATTTAAGGgctttttcaattctatTTCGAATTTATCATCAACTGATACgatcaaaattgataaaaatagCTTGAAATGCATTAGTCATTTTTATGGTATCATGTCAATTGGCTACTTGTTATCAGGATGGGAAAATGAAGTGCTTGTAAATTTGGATAAGCAAACAGTTATACAAGGGtggataaatatttctagtATGATACGCCGGATCATAGTAGACTCCACTAAGGTTTCTGACATCCTATTTTCGATTGAATGGTATCTTATTATACGAGACTTTTTCacttataataatttggttTTGGACGATTATTCTTCGTTCATTAGTGTAGTAGAACTTTTGAAGCTGAATAAGTGGATTTTGGACACAATTAAGAAAGACaccaaaaaaatttcaacacAAGCAGATAAAGATGTTGTTCGAGTGATAAAGTATTGGATCTATCTAAGAATAGTCGACTTGGAAGTGCCATATATTATGTTAAAGGGAACATTTATTGATTCCACGGAATTTGAGAATTCCGTTGTTCCTGATAAACAAACATTTGATTTTCTATTCAAAGATTTGACGAACATATCTGACCCCTTGTCAAATATATCCTTTGACGTAATGAAACTTTATTTTAACAGGACTCAACACACGGCATCACTTAAGCTGTTTCTTAGATCATACCTTGAGTTTTTTTGCGATGTTTCGTCGTTGGCTCTAGACGAACTAAAggatttcaagaaaaagagtTTGGAACAAAACTTCGAACAAACTGATTCCCATTTGCGATCTCTTGTGAAAATCCAATTATGCCAACAAGCAGCAATAAGATGGCTATCTTTTATGAGTATTGAATTCACTCATTATTTTCCTTCCCTAAGATTCGCATCATATTTAACAAGCATCCTTAACTTGTTTAATCATTTCAATTGCTTAGATAGTATTATAAAGCGCCAAACCAAAAATCAGATGTCTTTAGTTGACATATTACTCCAAACCTACAACTATGGTTGTTTCTCGATATTTGTGCGTTGTCTTGTATACCAAGGTATATTCATTGTGACTTTgaaaaacttcaaaaattcaacCAACTCAATACTTAATTTTCgagaaatatttgacatAGCCAGACGTAGGTTCCACGATACATTCACCGTATTTTGGAACAGCAACCAAGTTCACAATAAATTGTATCCGAATCTACCATTATTTCGGAATTCATTTGATCTATGCCATCAAATGTGCCGTATGGTTGATAATGATACGCAATTTAACCTGCTTGACGATTTCATTACCCATTTGACGTCTGAACTTCCCCTTTATGATTATTTAACCCAAAACTATTTTGCTTCTCCAGATGATTTGAGATTGTACTTAAAAATATTGTGGCAGTTACTTACACACATAAATACGGACCAATCAACCAAACTCATTATATCGGAACTgttatttttaaatatggATCTACTTAATAGTAGATTAGATGATCCCACAGGGCTTACAATAACTTCCGAAGTAGTTGATGACTTCGCTAAATTAGTAATTGAGCCAAACATACATGAATAA